The Chryseobacterium geocarposphaerae genome window below encodes:
- the dnaE gene encoding DNA polymerase III subunit alpha, translating to MYLVFDTETTGLPKNFNAPLSDSDNWPRMVQIAWQLHDDDGTLIENQDYIIKPEGYDIPFNAARIHGITTKIANEEGRDLEEILNEFSKVLEEVRVVSGHNVEFDYNIVGAEFYRKNIKDNLQEKPRADTMILGTDFCQLGGGRGGRFKPPKLEELYEKLYGHKFDEAHNAAADVNATAQVFFEMMRIGVIPAEVLKTSEDQLTYFKTLYPDPIKPFNIIIRRQVADFNNKKKQQDFGSIDEIDLGRYFNFNNHSVFSTLMATSSINDLIKKATDDNFPAVGMVDLGNMMGAFKFVSAVEGANGDRAKKHKEYLAKKQEAEEKGEEFNEEEPVSEPLIPVVGCEFYISDRYEQKQFTKDDPDRRTQVVLLAKDFNGYKNLAKLSSIGFLKGFYFGVPRVSRELIAEYKEGVIALTSGIHGDIPDAILNTGEQKGEELFKWWKDTFQDDFYVQIQNHKLPEEEHLNDVLLHFADKYNVKILAQNETFYSNKDDSNIQDIVSCIKDGEKLTTPVGKGFGKRRGLATGEYYIKNADEIKEAFLAYPDAFEAYEEFTAKFKPYTLKRDVLLPKFDIPEEFIHAEDDIDGGKRGEMAYLTHLTYEGARKRYGEDGITADIKERLDFELEVIANTGYPGYFLIVQDFCNEARKMGVWVGPGRGSAAGSAVAYCIGITNVDPIKYDLLFERFLNPERVSMPDIDIDFDDEGRDKIIKWVVEKYGKTQVAQIITYSVLGGKSAIKDAGRVLDVPIPDTNNIAKLIPPSPGMNIAKALSKYDKLKPEEQMLVDEMRLVLDSPSDPRHDVLASAKKMEGCIRNTGIHACGVIITPEDVSNLVPVTIAAKDADILVSQFDNSVAESAGLLKMDFLGLRTLTIIKDALKLVKARHGVDIDPDLIPLDDAKTYQLFKEGRTVGIFQYESPGMQKYMRELKPTVFADLIAMNALYRPGPIKYIPNFINRKHGIEEIVYDLPETEEYLKETYGITVYQEQVMLLSQKLANFTKGEADTLRKAMGKKQIDVLNKMYPKFIEGGRKNNLNEERLEKIWNDWKAFAEYAFNKSHSTCYAFIAYQTAYLKANYPAEYMASVMSNNINNTDSITMFMEDCKSIGVDVLGPDVNESQYKFSVNEKGQIRFGLGAIKGIGEGPSEAITRERENGRFKNIYDFFERILPSQMNKRVAESLVLAGAFDELDSFHRGQYFDIDMSGRTNLERLIRYGQSFQESKNEMENSLFADFAEEVQIEQPKLAPCPEWPNMHKLNKEKEIIGFYLSAHPLDEFKYQYQFMQGSLSKKAVLEKDDEAKIIVDEVPILEKDSVDEVTDLIEIVSDDIVAGEEEEIIEEVTKKAEPKGVFHFLNLDEVDAYKEQAFANKQEELFEEKKKDWKTLQKERENGGGGKEYTVAGLITEYVVKDGFRSGEKVAFLTLEDYSGSYSFRLGDRDYMKLKEKLEVQRFVILKIKFAQVKDGRVFVNVNDVIELQEAFERFAKSISLVMDVMDFRPEDLAFFRSVLERNQGNQKLKFYIKNVDDDLNTEHLEVQSMKHSVNLNGDLIKEIQLLNKYEFYLN from the coding sequence GAGAATTCACGGGATCACTACAAAAATTGCCAATGAGGAAGGTCGTGATCTTGAGGAAATTTTAAACGAATTTTCTAAAGTTTTAGAAGAGGTAAGAGTTGTTTCCGGGCATAATGTTGAATTTGATTACAACATTGTCGGAGCTGAATTTTACCGAAAAAACATAAAAGACAATCTTCAGGAAAAACCAAGAGCCGACACCATGATTTTAGGTACGGATTTCTGTCAGCTTGGAGGAGGTCGAGGAGGAAGATTTAAACCTCCGAAACTGGAAGAACTTTACGAAAAATTATACGGTCATAAGTTCGATGAAGCGCATAACGCAGCAGCCGACGTAAATGCAACGGCTCAGGTTTTCTTCGAAATGATGAGAATCGGGGTGATTCCGGCTGAGGTTTTAAAAACTTCCGAAGATCAGCTGACTTACTTCAAGACATTATATCCAGATCCGATCAAGCCTTTCAATATTATTATCAGAAGGCAGGTTGCTGATTTTAACAATAAGAAAAAACAGCAGGATTTTGGAAGTATTGATGAAATTGATTTAGGTAGATATTTTAATTTCAACAATCACAGTGTTTTTTCAACGTTGATGGCTACTTCGAGCATTAATGATTTAATCAAAAAAGCGACTGATGATAATTTTCCTGCCGTCGGAATGGTGGATCTGGGAAATATGATGGGAGCTTTCAAATTTGTTTCTGCGGTTGAAGGAGCAAATGGTGACCGTGCAAAAAAGCATAAAGAATATTTAGCTAAAAAACAGGAAGCGGAAGAGAAAGGAGAAGAGTTTAATGAAGAAGAACCGGTTTCAGAGCCTTTGATTCCTGTTGTTGGGTGTGAGTTTTATATTTCTGACCGTTACGAGCAGAAGCAGTTTACGAAAGACGATCCCGACAGAAGAACGCAGGTTGTTTTGTTAGCAAAAGATTTTAACGGCTATAAAAATTTAGCAAAACTTTCAAGTATAGGTTTCCTGAAAGGATTTTATTTCGGGGTTCCGAGGGTAAGCCGGGAACTGATCGCTGAATATAAAGAAGGTGTAATCGCTTTAACTTCAGGAATTCATGGAGATATTCCGGATGCAATTTTGAATACCGGTGAACAGAAAGGGGAGGAGCTTTTCAAGTGGTGGAAAGATACTTTTCAGGATGATTTTTATGTTCAGATTCAAAATCATAAACTGCCGGAAGAAGAGCATTTGAATGATGTTTTATTGCATTTCGCTGATAAATATAATGTCAAAATTTTAGCACAGAACGAAACTTTTTATTCCAATAAAGACGATTCTAATATTCAGGATATTGTAAGCTGTATCAAAGATGGTGAAAAACTGACAACTCCTGTAGGAAAAGGTTTTGGTAAGAGAAGAGGTTTGGCGACGGGAGAATATTATATTAAAAATGCAGACGAAATAAAAGAAGCATTTCTAGCTTATCCTGATGCTTTTGAGGCATACGAAGAATTTACGGCAAAATTCAAACCTTATACTTTAAAAAGAGATGTTCTCCTTCCGAAATTTGATATTCCTGAAGAGTTTATTCATGCTGAAGATGATATTGACGGTGGAAAACGCGGTGAGATGGCTTATCTTACACATTTAACCTATGAAGGAGCAAGAAAAAGATATGGAGAAGATGGAATTACTGCTGATATAAAGGAACGTTTAGACTTTGAGCTTGAAGTTATCGCCAATACAGGTTATCCGGGGTACTTTTTGATCGTACAGGATTTTTGTAACGAAGCCCGTAAAATGGGGGTCTGGGTTGGTCCAGGTCGTGGATCTGCAGCGGGATCTGCGGTAGCTTATTGTATCGGAATTACCAATGTTGACCCGATTAAATATGATCTCCTTTTCGAGAGATTCCTGAATCCAGAAAGGGTTTCCATGCCCGATATTGATATTGACTTTGATGATGAAGGTCGGGATAAAATTATCAAATGGGTAGTTGAAAAATACGGTAAAACTCAGGTAGCCCAGATTATTACGTATTCGGTTTTAGGTGGAAAATCTGCGATTAAAGATGCAGGACGGGTTTTGGATGTTCCGATTCCTGATACCAATAATATTGCAAAACTCATTCCTCCGAGTCCGGGAATGAACATTGCAAAGGCTTTATCCAAATATGATAAATTAAAGCCGGAAGAACAGATGCTTGTCGATGAGATGAGGTTGGTTCTTGACAGTCCTTCCGATCCGCGCCATGATGTGTTGGCGAGTGCAAAAAAAATGGAAGGCTGTATCCGAAATACAGGAATTCACGCTTGTGGTGTCATCATTACGCCGGAAGATGTGAGCAATCTGGTCCCTGTAACGATTGCTGCAAAAGATGCCGATATTTTGGTGTCTCAGTTTGATAACTCCGTGGCAGAAAGTGCAGGATTGTTGAAAATGGACTTCTTAGGTCTTAGAACCTTAACCATCATTAAAGATGCATTAAAACTGGTAAAAGCCAGACATGGGGTTGATATTGATCCTGATTTGATTCCGCTTGATGATGCTAAAACCTATCAGTTGTTTAAAGAAGGGAGAACGGTCGGGATTTTCCAGTATGAAAGCCCGGGGATGCAAAAATACATGAGAGAGCTGAAGCCAACGGTTTTTGCCGATCTTATTGCGATGAATGCCCTTTACCGACCGGGGCCTATTAAATATATTCCAAACTTTATCAACAGGAAGCACGGAATTGAAGAAATTGTTTACGATTTACCGGAAACAGAGGAATATTTAAAAGAAACATATGGTATTACCGTTTATCAGGAACAGGTAATGTTGTTGTCTCAGAAATTAGCCAATTTTACAAAAGGTGAAGCTGATACATTGAGAAAAGCGATGGGTAAAAAACAAATCGATGTTCTTAATAAAATGTACCCGAAATTTATTGAAGGAGGAAGAAAAAATAATCTGAACGAAGAGAGATTAGAGAAAATCTGGAATGACTGGAAAGCTTTTGCGGAATATGCCTTCAATAAATCTCACTCTACCTGTTATGCGTTTATTGCCTACCAAACCGCTTATTTAAAAGCCAATTATCCGGCAGAATATATGGCGAGTGTAATGAGTAACAACATTAACAATACTGATTCTATTACCATGTTCATGGAAGACTGTAAAAGTATTGGGGTTGATGTTTTAGGACCGGATGTGAACGAATCCCAGTATAAATTCTCGGTAAACGAAAAAGGACAGATCCGTTTCGGTTTGGGAGCGATTAAAGGAATCGGGGAAGGTCCGAGTGAGGCAATTACCAGAGAAAGAGAAAACGGAAGATTCAAAAATATTTATGATTTCTTTGAAAGAATCTTGCCTTCTCAGATGAATAAAAGGGTGGCGGAAAGTTTAGTGTTGGCGGGAGCTTTTGATGAACTGGATTCTTTCCATAGAGGACAGTATTTTGATATTGACATGTCAGGAAGAACCAACCTGGAAAGATTAATCAGATATGGACAAAGCTTCCAGGAAAGTAAAAATGAGATGGAAAATTCGCTTTTTGCTGATTTTGCTGAAGAAGTTCAGATTGAACAACCAAAATTAGCACCTTGCCCTGAATGGCCCAATATGCATAAACTGAATAAAGAAAAAGAAATTATCGGCTTCTATCTTTCTGCGCATCCGTTGGATGAGTTTAAATATCAGTATCAGTTCATGCAGGGAAGCTTATCTAAAAAAGCGGTGCTCGAAAAAGATGATGAGGCCAAAATAATTGTTGATGAAGTACCGATTTTGGAGAAAGACTCTGTAGATGAGGTTACAGATTTAATAGAAATTGTTTCTGATGATATTGTGGCAGGTGAAGAAGAGGAAATTATTGAAGAAGTAACGAAAAAAGCAGAGCCGAAGGGTGTTTTCCATTTTTTAAATCTTGATGAGGTTGACGCTTATAAAGAGCAGGCTTTTGCCAATAAACAGGAAGAGTTGTTTGAAGAAAAGAAAAAAGACTGGAAAACCTTGCAGAAGGAAAGAGAGAACGGCGGTGGTGGAAAAGAATATACTGTTGCTGGTTTGATTACAGAATACGTTGTGAAAGACGGTTTCCGAAGTGGTGAAAAGGTTGCTTTTTTGACGTTGGAAGATTACTCGGGATCGTATTCTTTCAGATTAGGAGATCGTGATTATATGAAGCTGAAGGAAAAACTTGAAGTTCAGAGATTTGTTATTTTAAAGATAAAATTTGCCCAGGTAAAAGACGGAAGGGTTTTTGTAAATGTAAATGATGTAATAGAGCTTCAGGAAGCATTCGAAAGGTTTGCAAAAAGTATCTCATTGGTCATGGATGTGATGGATTTCCGGCCGGAGGATCTTGCTTTTTTCAGATCAGTATTAGAGCGAAATCAGGGAAATCAGAAACTGAAATTTTATATCAAAAATGTTGATGATGATTTGAATACCGAACATCTTGAAGTGCAATCGATGAAGCATTCGGTGAATCTGAATGGTGATTTGATAAAAGAGATACAATTGTTAAACAAATATGAGTTTTATCTCAACTAA
- a CDS encoding T9SS type A sorting domain-containing protein, giving the protein MKKIYLWLLLVSSFATMKAQTTYYSKASATDFTAVSSWGTATDGTGTSPTSISNADNFVIQNASVMTLPANASVRQLTINSGSLTVAANTLTVSKAGAFDSTLTLSGGTLTVSGGNVVVNGNFNLTAGGKLTQSGGNISVDGNNAGAATGSVASGTFIVNFAPTANTDIDLSGGTFTIVDPHYTTTDTFQCSIPTAGATAATGTHTFRFGDGISTDNGGTNGFAFYSWNGTGIFKFKNVILETVTGGTNRFFLANGTYRNTVITGDLTINAGAEFRNAGTSSSTGASYFLGNIINNGTFTSLGGVAFADATSASSTSLTVSAATNAQTISGNGIFRNLTTSPTANFTSLIINNSSAGGVNFSNANSLLNGSNTGTVSGTLTFTNGIINTGSNTFVLGISGAAVGTLSYTAGGFGSGSTFSRWYGTAGSGTTIAASTVPAAGAGTYPFVTGNSGAYNANHFHRATAALTTAGQMAVKFNGATGTSSITPVTESSLTYDRQTNANWIVTTSAGYASSAAHTLAIQGQGTYIAASTNVAVLSNGALVGTAQAGTNQPMGQRTAVPAANIAATYTLATIAAEMPTESAQSGPWESTSTWVGGVVPSCVNAAVLSGHTVTVSASTTATPSNIIINAGGNLSVTGGSITVGCTNKNNYVNNNGTLSVSGGSLVVNGNINNATGSTFSQSAGAIVVDGNSGTVATSVLTGMPLVWFQSNNVNLTGGKLTIVAGHIGTAAADRAITYVPTTTPYPNITTGHTIQFGDGISTVANSTKGFETSLATRFYFGNVIVNTLSSANAFVASSSSTVVINGNLTVTAGEYRGGTTTQVVGGNIVNNGTLTNTGTLTFGQVTQTDMSSPTITPQTTAQSVSGSGVFRNLTASPTANFTSVTVNNSSSTGVTFADANSLLNGTNTGTVSGTLTLTTGFLNTGANTFVLGTSATSNGTLSYTAGGFSTGSTFARWWPTTTATGASITASTTTTATGAGVYPFATGTSTAFSARNMYLYQSAAATTGGKIAVQYNNVAGTNTVSIVDGAYTVDTQAKSNWVVSQSGITGTPTYSMAINGQDIYTAANGNSRITLASAPALGTHQAGTSYVNAQRTAIPLANLADTYYLGLSASDIPFISVANGNWNSGATWSKGTVPTCTDVVQIASGTTVTVNSAGNTSRNVTINAGGTLVNASGDLTVGCTLNNNFLANNGTLTVSGGTLNINGNIAVNSGGKFNQSGGQVNVDGNNAGSATGSVASGTYIVSFAPTANTDINLTGGTFTIVDPHYTTTETFRVTVPTAGAISATGTHTFKFGDGISTDNGGTNGFNFYSWAGTGIFKFKNVVLETVTGGSNRFFLVNGTYYNVVINGDLTINSGAEFRNAGTSTTTGASYFTGNIINNGTFTTSGGLSFADATSASSTSLTVSASTNAQTISGSGVFRNLTASPTANLTSLTVNNSNPAGVTLNVPLSVSGTLTLTQGFVNTTNTNLLTLGTATAAGTLSGGSTTAYIKGPFARTIGNANTSYILYPVGKTAYAPISLSPATTAVANMKAEAFDTNSGTASATIQNLSATRRWEAPLVSGTFTTINVRLGDNAITNANFPVIAPTASGIYDSLFGTTGTYAAGTPNTTQSTTALAAASYTGFLSYAEIAAALGTQEVASNDKEIKIYPNPFVDVLNISDINTIKSVSIVDISGRLVKTFDKPNSTLYLGELNSGMYLVVLNMKDGSKQTIKAIKR; this is encoded by the coding sequence ATGAAGAAAATTTATCTTTGGCTCTTGTTGGTCAGCAGTTTTGCAACAATGAAAGCACAAACCACGTATTACTCCAAAGCCTCGGCTACAGATTTTACAGCTGTAAGCAGTTGGGGAACTGCTACAGATGGTACAGGTACCTCGCCAACCAGCATTAGCAATGCAGACAATTTTGTTATTCAAAATGCTTCTGTAATGACACTTCCCGCTAATGCCTCTGTCAGACAGCTTACTATTAATTCCGGAAGTTTAACTGTTGCCGCAAATACCCTTACGGTGAGTAAAGCGGGAGCATTTGACTCAACACTGACACTTTCTGGAGGAACTTTAACCGTCTCTGGTGGAAATGTAGTTGTCAACGGAAACTTTAATCTTACTGCAGGAGGAAAGTTAACTCAAAGTGGAGGTAATATTTCCGTAGATGGAAATAATGCAGGGGCAGCTACAGGAAGTGTGGCTTCTGGAACATTTATAGTAAACTTTGCGCCTACAGCTAATACAGATATAGATTTATCTGGGGGAACATTTACTATTGTAGATCCACATTATACCACAACAGATACTTTCCAGTGTTCAATACCAACAGCAGGTGCTACTGCAGCCACTGGGACGCATACCTTTAGATTTGGTGATGGAATCTCTACGGATAATGGAGGAACTAACGGTTTTGCTTTTTATAGCTGGAACGGAACAGGGATTTTTAAATTTAAAAATGTAATATTAGAAACTGTTACAGGAGGAACAAACAGATTCTTTCTAGCAAATGGAACTTATAGAAATACAGTTATTACCGGAGATTTAACTATAAATGCAGGGGCGGAATTTAGGAATGCGGGGACTAGTAGCTCTACTGGAGCCAGCTATTTCTTAGGGAATATTATAAATAATGGTACCTTTACAAGTTTGGGAGGAGTAGCTTTTGCAGATGCTACGTCTGCAAGCTCTACATCTTTAACTGTTTCTGCAGCAACCAATGCCCAAACTATTTCAGGAAATGGTATTTTTAGAAATTTAACAACGTCTCCCACGGCTAATTTTACAAGCTTAATAATTAATAATTCAAGTGCTGGAGGAGTAAATTTCTCTAATGCTAATTCTTTGTTAAATGGAAGTAATACGGGTACAGTATCAGGAACTTTAACATTTACTAATGGGATTATAAACACTGGTTCCAATACATTTGTCTTAGGTATTAGCGGAGCTGCAGTGGGAACGCTTTCTTACACAGCAGGAGGGTTTGGTTCGGGTTCTACATTTAGCAGATGGTACGGAACAGCAGGATCAGGAACAACAATAGCAGCATCAACTGTACCTGCTGCAGGTGCAGGTACTTATCCTTTTGTGACAGGGAATTCAGGTGCTTACAATGCTAACCACTTTCACAGAGCTACTGCAGCCTTAACTACTGCAGGTCAAATGGCAGTTAAATTTAATGGTGCAACTGGTACTTCTTCAATAACTCCTGTAACTGAAAGTTCATTAACTTATGATAGGCAAACGAATGCTAATTGGATCGTAACTACTTCTGCAGGATATGCTTCCTCGGCTGCACATACTTTGGCAATTCAAGGTCAGGGAACTTATATTGCTGCTAGTACAAATGTTGCAGTATTAAGCAATGGAGCGTTGGTAGGGACTGCTCAGGCAGGTACAAACCAGCCTATGGGACAAAGAACCGCAGTGCCTGCTGCAAATATAGCGGCTACTTATACGTTAGCGACAATTGCTGCAGAAATGCCTACAGAATCGGCTCAATCAGGACCATGGGAAAGTACAAGTACATGGGTAGGAGGTGTAGTGCCAAGTTGTGTAAATGCAGCTGTTTTATCAGGTCATACAGTAACTGTAAGTGCTTCTACAACAGCAACTCCTAGCAATATTATTATTAACGCAGGAGGTAATTTATCCGTAACAGGAGGATCTATTACAGTAGGTTGTACTAATAAAAATAATTATGTTAATAATAATGGTACTTTATCAGTATCCGGAGGAAGTTTAGTAGTAAATGGAAATATTAACAATGCTACAGGGTCTACTTTCAGTCAATCAGCAGGGGCAATTGTTGTAGATGGAAATTCTGGAACAGTTGCAACATCGGTATTAACAGGAATGCCATTAGTTTGGTTTCAGTCTAATAATGTAAATCTTACAGGTGGAAAACTAACAATTGTTGCAGGGCATATTGGTACAGCGGCAGCCGATAGAGCTATTACTTATGTTCCAACAACAACTCCTTATCCAAACATTACTACTGGACATACTATACAGTTTGGAGATGGTATTTCAACAGTTGCAAACAGTACCAAAGGTTTCGAAACTTCATTAGCAACCAGATTTTATTTCGGTAATGTTATTGTTAATACTTTATCATCGGCAAATGCTTTTGTGGCTTCAAGTTCTTCAACTGTAGTTATAAATGGCAACCTGACAGTTACTGCAGGTGAATATAGAGGAGGAACTACTACTCAGGTTGTTGGTGGTAATATTGTAAATAATGGTACTTTAACTAATACTGGAACTTTGACGTTTGGACAGGTTACGCAAACTGATATGTCAAGTCCGACAATTACTCCACAAACGACAGCTCAGTCTGTAAGCGGCTCTGGGGTATTCAGGAATTTAACAGCTTCTCCAACGGCTAACTTTACAAGTGTAACAGTCAACAATAGTTCTTCGACAGGAGTAACATTTGCAGATGCAAATTCCTTGTTAAACGGAACAAATACAGGTACCGTATCAGGGACATTAACCCTGACAACTGGATTTTTAAATACAGGCGCTAATACTTTTGTTTTAGGAACTTCAGCTACTTCTAACGGAACTTTATCTTATACAGCAGGTGGTTTCAGCACGGGTAGTACCTTTGCAAGATGGTGGCCAACCACTACGGCTACCGGTGCATCTATTACTGCATCAACAACGACCACCGCAACAGGAGCAGGAGTTTACCCATTTGCAACAGGAACAAGTACTGCATTTTCGGCTAGAAACATGTATTTGTATCAAAGTGCGGCTGCTACAACCGGTGGAAAAATTGCAGTACAATATAATAATGTTGCTGGAACAAATACGGTAAGCATTGTAGACGGAGCTTATACCGTAGATACACAGGCAAAATCTAATTGGGTTGTTTCTCAATCTGGAATTACGGGAACACCAACTTATAGTATGGCAATAAACGGGCAGGATATTTATACTGCTGCTAATGGAAACAGTAGAATTACATTGGCTTCAGCTCCAGCCTTAGGAACGCACCAGGCAGGAACAAGCTATGTAAATGCACAAAGAACGGCTATTCCGCTGGCTAATTTGGCTGACACTTATTATTTAGGTCTTTCGGCTTCAGATATTCCTTTTATATCTGTGGCAAATGGTAATTGGAATTCCGGTGCTACTTGGAGCAAAGGAACAGTGCCTACGTGTACAGATGTGGTACAAATTGCATCAGGTACAACAGTAACAGTAAATTCCGCGGGTAATACATCTAGAAATGTTACAATTAATGCAGGAGGAACATTGGTAAATGCTTCAGGAGATTTAACGGTAGGTTGTACATTAAATAATAATTTCCTGGCCAACAACGGAACATTGACGGTTTCAGGAGGAACATTAAATATTAATGGAAATATAGCAGTTAATTCCGGAGGTAAATTTAATCAGTCAGGAGGACAGGTAAATGTTGATGGAAACAATGCAGGTTCTGCTACAGGAAGTGTGGCCTCCGGAACATATATCGTAAGTTTTGCTCCAACTGCTAATACCGATATTAATCTTACTGGAGGAACCTTTACTATTGTAGATCCCCATTACACTACCACCGAGACTTTCAGAGTAACAGTGCCTACAGCAGGAGCAATTTCTGCTACAGGAACACATACATTTAAATTTGGTGATGGAATTTCTACAGATAATGGAGGAACTAATGGATTTAATTTTTATAGTTGGGCCGGAACAGGAATTTTTAAATTTAAGAATGTTGTTTTAGAAACTGTTACCGGAGGATCAAATAGATTTTTCTTAGTCAACGGAACATATTATAATGTTGTTATTAATGGAGATCTAACGATTAATTCTGGTGCGGAATTTAGAAATGCCGGAACTAGTACAACCACTGGAGCAAGTTATTTTACAGGTAACATTATAAATAATGGAACATTTACTACGTCAGGAGGGTTAAGTTTTGCAGATGCTACATCTGCTTCATCCACTTCACTTACCGTTTCGGCATCAACTAATGCTCAAACTATATCAGGAAGCGGAGTGTTTAGAAACTTAACAGCTTCTCCTACAGCTAATTTAACTTCGCTGACTGTTAATAATTCAAATCCGGCAGGTGTTACTTTAAATGTTCCTTTGTCAGTAAGTGGTACATTGACTTTAACGCAAGGATTTGTAAATACAACCAATACTAACTTATTGACATTAGGTACTGCAACTGCGGCGGGTACATTATCTGGAGGTAGTACTACTGCTTATATAAAAGGACCATTTGCTAGAACTATTGGTAATGCGAACACAAGCTATATATTATATCCTGTGGGTAAAACTGCCTATGCTCCAATTTCATTGTCGCCGGCAACTACTGCGGTAGCTAATATGAAAGCAGAAGCATTCGATACCAACTCAGGAACAGCATCTGCTACAATTCAGAATTTATCTGCGACAAGAAGATGGGAAGCTCCTTTAGTATCTGGTACTTTCACAACAATTAATGTAAGATTAGGAGATAATGCAATCACAAATGCTAATTTCCCGGTAATTGCACCAACAGCAAGTGGAATATATGATAGTTTGTTTGGTACTACAGGTACTTATGCTGCCGGTACACCAAATACAACACAGTCTACTACTGCATTGGCGGCGGCTAGTTATACAGGTTTCCTATCTTATGCGGAAATAGCTGCTGCACTTGGTACGCAAGAAGTGGCATCTAATGATAAAGAGATAAAAATCTATCCAAATCCATTTGTAGATGTATTGAATATTTCAGATATCAATACTATAAAATCTGTTTCAATAGTAGATATTTCAGGAAGATTGGTGAAAACATTTGATAAGCCAAATTCAACGCTTTATTTAGGGGAATTAAATTCAGGAATGTATTTAGTTGTTCTGAATATGAAAGATGGTTCTAAACAAACTATTAAAGCAATAAAAAGATAA
- a CDS encoding ion transporter, whose amino-acid sequence MEREHNLIPEDILWKRFLYRIIYRSDTKLGKLFDIVLLSLILISTAIIMMESVPQLDKKFHYTFLILEWIISLFFTAEYWSRIAVVKNKKQYIFSFFGIIDFLALVPFYLSFFFPVTKYFLIFRMLRMLRIFRIFNLLDFMNDGYLIVKALKNSSRKIYIFLLFLIIFSVIVGSLMFMVEGGRPGFETIPQSIYWAVVTVTTVGYGDVSPITPMGKFFAVILMLAGYSIIAVPTGIVTAEMRNKRQNLEKICDRCGNEDIDDDARYCKQCGKKLA is encoded by the coding sequence ATGGAAAGAGAACACAATCTTATTCCTGAAGATATTCTTTGGAAAAGATTCCTTTATCGTATCATTTATCGCTCCGATACCAAGCTCGGAAAACTCTTCGATATTGTATTATTATCCTTAATTCTTATAAGTACCGCTATCATTATGATGGAAAGCGTACCTCAACTGGATAAAAAATTCCATTATACCTTCCTAATTCTTGAATGGATCATTTCACTGTTTTTTACCGCTGAATACTGGTCCAGAATTGCTGTAGTAAAGAATAAAAAACAATATATTTTTAGTTTCTTCGGAATCATTGATTTTTTAGCATTGGTTCCTTTTTATTTAAGCTTCTTCTTTCCCGTTACTAAGTATTTTCTCATCTTCAGAATGTTGAGAATGCTAAGAATCTTCAGGATCTTTAACCTTCTGGATTTTATGAACGATGGTTATCTTATTGTAAAAGCACTAAAAAACAGCTCCAGAAAGATTTATATTTTTCTTTTATTCCTAATTATTTTTTCGGTCATTGTCGGCTCTTTGATGTTTATGGTAGAAGGAGGAAGACCCGGCTTTGAAACCATTCCGCAATCTATTTACTGGGCGGTGGTAACAGTAACTACAGTTGGCTATGGAGATGTTTCTCCCATTACTCCCATGGGGAAATTTTTTGCGGTTATTTTAATGTTGGCCGGTTACTCTATTATAGCTGTTCCAACAGGAATTGTAACGGCCGAAATGCGCAATAAAAGACAGAACTTAGAAAAAATATGTGACCGATGTGGTAATGAGGATATTGATGATGATGCAAGATACTGTAAACAATGTGGCAAGAAATTAGCTTAG